The sequence below is a genomic window from Nostoc flagelliforme CCNUN1.
GGGTTGCTTGCCGTTGAGAATCGTTAAAATAAGCGGGTACTGTAATCACTGCCCCTGTTACTGGTTCACCCAAATAGCGACTAGCATCGTCGGCCAATTTCTTTAGCACCATTGCCGAAATTTCTTCTGGGGCGAAATCCTTATTGAGCCGGGGACAGGCAACTTTGATATTACCTACTTCGTCCTTGCGGATGGTGTAGGGTACACGCTTGGAATCTGGACTAAGTTCGGCATACTTGCGCCCAATGAAGCGTTTAACTGCGAAAAAAGTATTTTGTGGATTGAGGACGGTTTGCCGCCGTGCCATTTGCCCAACCACCCTTTCGCCTTCTTTGCTGAAGCCAACTACGGAGGGGGTTGTTCGCATTCCTTCTGCATTGGCAATCACCACCGGCTTGCCACCCTCCATAACGGCGACTACTGAGTTGGTTGTACCCAAGTCGATGCCGACTACCTTGCCCATGCGTTACTCTTCTCCTAAAGTGTCTTATATATTTATTATGATTGGGCGGAACTACCTCTAGCTTTGTGCTATTGGATGAAAACACCTCAATGGTATAATAGTCATCATTAAGGCAATAAGCTAAGAAGTTCAGCTAGAGCAGATAGTTGCAAGACTAGGATAGCATTGACGATGATTGGTATGTCCAAGCAGCCTCAATTCTTGTTATCCTTTCTATGTACTGTATCTGCAAGTTTATAAATGCACCTTAATAATACTTGCTTTGCTTCTCTGAGTGCCTGAAAACCTTAATATTGCCACTATTTTAAACATTTGAATTTAACAGAGCGATTACAAACTTCCCTAGCTGAGATTGCGCGAGAACGCGATCCTTACATGGCAACGGCTGGACATTTTTTTGTCCAAGAATACATTCGCCAGCAATTTTCCCAATGGGGGAGTGTGGAAATCCACACCTTTGAAGTCAGGGGTAAAGCTTGTAATAACTTGATATTAAATTTACCTTCCCAAGGGAGACGGCAAAAAAAGGATTTGCCACCAATTTTAATTGGCGCTCATTATGATGGCGTTCCGGCAACAGTAGCGGCTGATGATAATGCCACTGGTGTGGCGGTGTTGCTGGAATTAGCCAGAAAGTTTTCTGCTGAACCCGTAAAATATCCTTTAAGGCTAGTTGCTTTCGATATGGAAGAATATGGCTTACTGGGTAGTGCTGATTATGCAGCTTTGTTGCACGAACAAAAGCAACAGCTACGGTTAATGATTTCCCTAGAAATGCTGGGCTATACCGATTCTACGCCTGGTTCCCAAAGTTACCCCCCTCCTCTGGAACGCTTCTACCCAGACAGAGGCGATTTTATTGCTTTAATTGGTAATTTGCGAACATTGCCTGATTTAATTGGCATGAGCCGTAATATTCGCAAAGCTGGCGTACCTAGTCAATGGCTACCTGTGCCGAATCGAGGTTTAATAGTTCCCCAAACCAGACTTAGCGATCATGCACCTTTTTGGGATTTGGGTTATCCGGCAATGATGGTGACAGATACGGCATTCTTACGAAATCCCCATTATCACAAACCTAGTGATGCGATCGCTACTTTAAATTTGGATTTTCTTAGCGGTGTATGTGAAGGGTTGGAAACTGCAATTCGGCGGTTGTGAAAATATTAGACATGTCCAAAAATTAAATATGCATTATCCAGAACCCTTGTAGAGACGTAGCACTGCTACGTCTCTACATTCTTTTTACCCAGATGCCCAATGCAGTTGTTACCAATTACTACTTTGTGAGTCTGAGGATTGTACGAATTGACACGAAATAATGAGGCTGAAGAATGCCAAGATCAAAAAAAGGATGCCTTAAGGATATTAAAAGTACTATGCCAGAATTACACCAATCAATTGCCCAGCATTACCACGAACGGACTAAATACAACCCTGAGACTCTCGCCTCCAAAAGTCAGCAGTTAGACTGGGCTAAACAGCCAGTGCCTTTCAAAGAGTACAAAATTGGCTCTACTTTTGATCTCAAACCCTATATCCAAGAAAAACCGGAGGGATTGGCTAATAACCCAGATGCTCAATGGTGGCAAAGACTTTCCCGGTTGCTGTTTCGCAGCTATGGATTGACGGCGAGAATGCCTTCTATGGGTAGCGCGGTGTATTTACGTGCTGCTCCCAGTGCAGGTGGATTATACCCGGCCGAGGTGTATGTGGTTTCTCGTGGTACGGCCTTATTGCCACCTGGCCTGTATAACTACCAGTGCCGGACTCATTCTCTCATGCATTATTGGGAAAGTGATGTTTGGCAAAATCTCCAAGCAGCTTGTTTCTGGCATCCTTCCCTAGAAAATACCCAACTAGCAATTATTGTGACTGCGGTATTCTATCGTTCTGAGTGGCGCTATGAAGATCGGGCTTATCGGCGGATTTTTCTAGATACGGGACACCTGTTGGGTAATATCGAGTTAGCTGGTGCGATTACCGACTATCGTCCCCACTTAATCGGCGGTTTTGTGGATGAATCAGTAAACGATCTGCTTTATATCGATCCGCAACAAGAAGGTGCGATCGCTGTCTTACCTTTGGCAGACTTGTTAGATATCAATCAAAATTTACCATTAGGATGTACTGCTTTACCTTCCACCACCGAAACCAGTTATCCAGAAATTCCCGATGGTGAATTGCTAACATATTTCCATCGACACACCCAGATCCAATCAGGCGTAACTGGCAATCTTAATCTACCAACTATTAAACAAGAAAAATCTTTGGAGGATAAATATAACTTTCCTTTCTGTTTGAAAATTCCTACTATCACTGCGCCTATAGACTGGGGACAAAAGCTGTCAGAACTGGAAACCACTATGTATAAGCGACGCTCTACCCGCGCTTATAATGGTGATGATTTAACTTTCGATGAATTAAAAGGTTTACTCGATTTCACTTACCAACCACAAAATTACATCGACCAAAGCTTAGATATTTCTCCAGATTACTTTGATTTGAATTTAATAGAAACATTTATTGCTGTTTCCGGAGTTAAAGGATTGGATGGAGGTTGTTATTATTACGCACCCAAAGCCCAAGAATTACGCCAAATTCGCTTTAAAAACTTTCGGCGAGAGTTACACTTTCTCTGTTTGGGGCAAGAATTAGGGCGGGATGCAGCAGCAGTGCTTTTCCATACAGCCGATTTGAAAGCTGCGATCACACAATATGGCGATCGCGTTTACCGTTACTTACATCTGGATGCGGGCCATTTAGGACAACGCTTGAATTTAGCAGCCATACATCTGAATGTAGGCGTTAGTGGTATTGGTGGTTTCTTTGATGACCAAGTAAATGAAGTTTTGGGTATCCCTGCTGATGAAGCTGTTCTATATATCACTACATTGGGACGTCCAAGATAAAACGTAGATGCACATCAGCTTGCCGCAGTTTACCGCAAATCAGACAAAGTAGACAAAGATGCTTTGCGTTTTTTGCGGTTATTTTCCTAATTTAAACTTTTGCCAATAAATCTATCTGGATTAGGGTTAGTAATCGTTAAAAGGTGCGTTGATGCTCACAAAGGTAAAATCAGCGTCACAAGTCAAATTGATATCGGTACTACATTTACAGTAATTTTGCCCTTAAATCCTGAATTATCCTTAGCTGAAGCTTCTGAATTCTAAATTCTGGATTCTGAATTCTTCTTTAACTTACATCCCGATTTTTGGAATTAAGAACTTGGGTTTGGTAGTGCCGCCATTTTTGCTGCTGACGCGCTCTTTTCTCCTCGGTGAGGCTATCAAAACAATAGGGACAGGAGATACCTTGTTCATACTTTGGAGATACCTTATCTGACTCAGTAATCGCATATCCACAACAGAGGCAGCGCTCACAACTTCCTTCCTCCAACCCATGACTGACAGTTATGCGATCGTCAAAGACAAAACATTCCCCTTGCCATAAACTTTCCTGTGCTGGAACTTCCTCTAAATACTTGAGAATCCCGCCCTTGAGATGATAAACTTCTGCAAAGCCTTGGGCAAGCATGAAAGATGAGGCTTTTTCGCAGCGAATGCCGCCTGTACAAAACAGAGCAACCTTTTTGTGTTTAGTTGGGTCGAGGTAGCGTAGCACATAATCAGGGAATTCGCGGAATGAGGCAGTTTGGGGATTTTCTGCTCCTTGGAAAGTACCGATATTCACCTCATAATCATTGCGGGTGTCAATCACGGTTACTTCTGGATCGCAAATCAAATCATTCCATTCTTGGGGACTGACATAAGTGCCAACTTGTTCATTTGGGTCAATTTCAGGCAATCCCAAAGTAACAATTTCTGGCTTCAACCGCACCTTCATCCGCTCAAAGGGGGGGGTTTCGGTATAGGACTCTTTGTATTCTAGGTGTGCTAGACGAGGGTCAGTACGCAAAAAGCAGAGAACAGAATCAATCGCCTGACGCGAACCGGCAATTGTACCGTTAATGCCTTCTTGTGCTAGCAAAATTGTCCCCTTCACGCCTTGCGTTTGGCAGTAAGACAGCAGAGGCTCTCGTTTCTCGGCAAAATCTGGGAGCTTAACAAATTTATACAGTGCTGCAACAACTTGGATATTTTCTGGCTTCATCCCTTTGGTAATGGAACAATATAAGTTACAATAACAACGATAATCAAACTTACCTACTATTTTAATTTATGGGGGTTTAGCTCAGTTGGTAGAGCGCCTGCTTTGCAAGCAGGATGTCAGCGGTTCGAGTCCGCTAATCTCCATTGGATATAATTTATCTTAATTTGCGATCGCAGCGGTGGGCTACGCCTACGCACATACAAGTCAATCAAAAGCCCATTCCTTCCTAGGGAATGGGCTTATATTTCCTTGGTAGGCAAGGGATTAGGGGAGAGGGAAGTTGGTATTGCATTTAATTGCCCCTATCCAAAGCCCTACTTAGGTAGAGAAATCTCTAGATAATGAAGTTAACTGTGACTTGACAGCATTTAGAGGATGTTTGAAAAGTCGGCAATTGAGTAAAAAAACTCTCAGGGCGTAAGCTGTTAATAAATAAATACAACAGCACCACTGAGAGCAATGAGTAAATCATACTCTACCAACCTTACCCAAGAGCAATGGGAACTTATTGAACCTTTGATTCCAGCACCATTACCTGGAGGTCGTCCAAGAGAAACGAATATTTGGGAGGTAATGAATGCCATTTTTTATGTTCTGTATGAGGGATGTCGGTGGCGAGCATTACCTGGTGACTTTCCAAACTGGCAAACCGTTTACACATACTTTCGTAACTGGCGCAAGGATGGAACGTGGGTAAGAATGCATGACAGATTACGGGAGTGGACTAGGGTTGCTTCGGAGCGATCGCCAAGCCCCTCTGAAGCTATTGTGGACAGCCAAAGTATCAAAAGTGCAGCAATGGTGAGTGAAGCAGTCGGTTATGATGCAGGTAAAAAGGTCAAGGGACGCAAACGGTTCGTAACAGTAGATACTTTAGGCTTAGTACTACGAGTATTAATTACTGCGGCTAGTGTCGGTGAGCGTGAAGGTGGTAAACAAGTACTCAAAAAGGTCAAACAAATGGAACCTTCTCTATTGCGACTACATACAATATGGGTAGATGCTGGTTTTGACGGTAACCCATTCATGCAGTGGGTAATGGATTTCTGCCGTTGGATTATACAGGTAGTTATACGACCAAAGGAAAGCAAGAAGTTTGTATTGTTACCCAAGCGCTGGGTAGTCGAGCGAACCTTGGGTTGGCTAACTTGGTGTCGAAGATTGAACAAAGACTACGAGCTATTACCTGAAACCGCAGAGACATTTATCTACATTGCTATGATTCGGATTATGGTGAGGCGATTGGCATAAAATCTTACCGTCAAGAACTTTTCAAACATCCTCTTAGCATTTAGCGGTATTGGAACAGGGATATATGCTATTGTTACTAGTATTGAAGCCGTTGGTTTATGGTACGAAAAGCATTGGGCACATGTCTTGGTGTTGGGACTTGTCGGTATCAGTATTCCACCAGAGATTTATGAATTAATTCGGGGGATTTCTCCTATAAAAATATTGATTTTTTTGTTAAATTTAGCAGTTTTTGGTTATTTATTCCGAAATTTTCCTAAACATCCAAACTAACTTTTATTCGATACTTAGGGTCTATGGATGGAGAGGTAAAACTGAGCGATGTTTAACAACAACAGGCTGCGGGTTGACGCAAAACCAAGACCCCACGTTGTACAATCGCTAGAAATACAATCTGGAGAGCGACTTGCCTAGATCCATTCAGTCTACTCAACCACCACTAAAATTTATTCCCCAACGGTTGAACCCGCTGGTACTCCAGATTGTTCGGTGGTTGCTGCCGATCGCACTACGATTTCGCACTCGTCCTTGGCTAACGGCTGGTATTGTCCGTGTTGAAGCCAAGAATGTTGAGGTGTTAGCTGAACTTTATCAACAATTCCAGGCTGGAAAAATTCGCTTTTTGTTGGCATTTCGCCACCCAGAGGTAGAAGATCCCCTGTGTATGCTGTATTTGCTTTCCCGCATTGTGCCACAGGTTGCTCGTCAGGAAGGTATTACACTGCAATCGCTTGTTCACAGCTATTTTCTCTATGATCGGGGTATGACGGTTTGGGCTGGAAAGTGGCTAGGTTGGTTGTTTTCTCGGATAGGAGGTGTGCCGGTTCATCGCGGTAGGCGACTAGATCGCCAAGCTATTCAAACAGCACGGGAGTTGTTTGCTAATGGTGAACTACCGATCGCAGTGGCACCTGAAGGCGGTACTAATGGTCATAGTGGTATTGTTAGCCCCTTGGAACCTGGTGTTGCTCAAATGGGGTTCTGGTGTGTAGAAGATTTGCAAAAAGCTAATCGGACTGAGACTGTAATTATTGTACCGATCGCCATCCAGTATCGCTACGTTGAGCCACCTTGGTCTAAACTGGATTGGCTGTTGAGTAAGTTGGAAGCTGATAGTGGGTTGTCAGCAATGGAAATTGAGCAGGGGGAAGGCGAAGAGATTTACTATCAACGCCTCTGTAGGTTGGCTGAATATCTGATTACCGAGATGGAAGAATTTTATCGTCGCTTCTATCATCAAGACATCCCAAAAACCATCTCAACTGATGAATCTGCTAGTCATAATCAGGTATTGGTTGCTCGGCTTCATCGCTTGCTAGATAAGGCTTTACAAGTTGCCGAGCAATATTTTGGAGTTCAAGCACAGGGGAATCCCATTGATCGCTGTCGCCGCTTAGAGGAGGCTGGCTGGAATTACATATATCGGGAAGATTTGCCAGATATCAATGCTTTACCACCCTTTAAACGCGGTTTGGCAGACTGGATTGCCCAAGAAGCAGACTTGCGAATGCGCCACATGCGGATAGTGGAAAGTTTTGTTGCAGTCACAGCTACTTATATTCAGGAACAACCGACGGCAGAACGGTTTGCGGAAACAGCTTTGCTTGTATACGATATGCTTTCTAGAATTCAGGATACAACACTTCCGGGGCGACCTCGGTTAGGTTTGCGAGAGACACAAATCACCGTAGGGGAGCCAATTTCAGTAACCGAACGCTGGAAAAATTGTCAGGGCGATCGCTTGGCGGCTAGACAAGGTGTGAGCGATTTGACAAAAGATTTGCAGGTTGCTTTAGAGAAGATGATTACTTGATTATCTGATGCAGAGGTGATGATTATCCAAGTAAATAGACTCGCGCTTTTGGGCACAGCAATGCTGTGCCCCTACGAAAGATGTGGTTCAAACTGCTGTAATCTCAAGGAGAACTAGTTTTAGAAACTTCTGGACTGCGAATAATGATATGTCCCTTATCACTTTCTTGAATCGCCAACACTGAGGGTAGCTCATTAGATTTTGCATTTGGGGGCAATGCTCGAAACAAATAAATCCAGCCACCACGTTCTAAGAGTAAGCGCCAGACTCTCGGCTGCTTTGGATTGCTGAGATCATTATCTTCCCTGCCTCGCAAGTCATCAAATAAACCTCGATCGCCAATTATGCGATAACCTTTCAATGAAGGATTGGCAAATATATTATCAAGTTTGCGTCCTACAGCAAACTTCTCTTCCGGTGTAATTAAGGCTACAACAGGCAAAGTAGAGTTTTGACCAGCGTCTCGTTGTGCATCTGCAATGCCTTGCCAACGAGCTAACCAAAATATCACTATTAATACCCAGGATACTATTACTATTTCATTGACTAGCGATCGCAGAAATTCAACTGAACGCAATTGCCCAGAACTAAATTCAGCTAGAGATTTTAACTGTTTAGCTGTCCATGAGCGTTTGTGTTGAGTAGCAGAGATGATGCGATTCAGTAGTAATTGGCTGGCAGAGACTACCGTATCACTGATGATTTTAATTAACCATAATGTAGCTTGAATTGCGATCGCAGCG
It includes:
- a CDS encoding IS5 family transposase, whose product is MSKSYSTNLTQEQWELIEPLIPAPLPGGRPRETNIWEVMNAIFYVLYEGCRWRALPGDFPNWQTVYTYFRNWRKDGTWVRMHDRLREWTRVASERSPSPSEAIVDSQSIKSAAMVSEAVGYDAGKKVKGRKRFVTVDTLGLVLRVLITAASVGEREGGKQVLKKVKQMEPSLLRLHTIWVDAGFDGNPFMQWVMDFCRWIIQVVIRPKESKKFVLLPKRWVVERTLGWLTWCRRLNKDYELLPETAETFIYIAMIRIMVRRLA
- the trhO gene encoding oxygen-dependent tRNA uridine(34) hydroxylase TrhO, giving the protein MKPENIQVVAALYKFVKLPDFAEKREPLLSYCQTQGVKGTILLAQEGINGTIAGSRQAIDSVLCFLRTDPRLAHLEYKESYTETPPFERMKVRLKPEIVTLGLPEIDPNEQVGTYVSPQEWNDLICDPEVTVIDTRNDYEVNIGTFQGAENPQTASFREFPDYVLRYLDPTKHKKVALFCTGGIRCEKASSFMLAQGFAEVYHLKGGILKYLEEVPAQESLWQGECFVFDDRITVSHGLEEGSCERCLCCGYAITESDKVSPKYEQGISCPYCFDSLTEEKRARQQQKWRHYQTQVLNSKNRDVS
- a CDS encoding SagB/ThcOx family dehydrogenase; amino-acid sequence: MPELHQSIAQHYHERTKYNPETLASKSQQLDWAKQPVPFKEYKIGSTFDLKPYIQEKPEGLANNPDAQWWQRLSRLLFRSYGLTARMPSMGSAVYLRAAPSAGGLYPAEVYVVSRGTALLPPGLYNYQCRTHSLMHYWESDVWQNLQAACFWHPSLENTQLAIIVTAVFYRSEWRYEDRAYRRIFLDTGHLLGNIELAGAITDYRPHLIGGFVDESVNDLLYIDPQQEGAIAVLPLADLLDINQNLPLGCTALPSTTETSYPEIPDGELLTYFHRHTQIQSGVTGNLNLPTIKQEKSLEDKYNFPFCLKIPTITAPIDWGQKLSELETTMYKRRSTRAYNGDDLTFDELKGLLDFTYQPQNYIDQSLDISPDYFDLNLIETFIAVSGVKGLDGGCYYYAPKAQELRQIRFKNFRRELHFLCLGQELGRDAAAVLFHTADLKAAITQYGDRVYRYLHLDAGHLGQRLNLAAIHLNVGVSGIGGFFDDQVNEVLGIPADEAVLYITTLGRPR
- a CDS encoding lysophospholipid acyltransferase family protein, with the protein product MPRSIQSTQPPLKFIPQRLNPLVLQIVRWLLPIALRFRTRPWLTAGIVRVEAKNVEVLAELYQQFQAGKIRFLLAFRHPEVEDPLCMLYLLSRIVPQVARQEGITLQSLVHSYFLYDRGMTVWAGKWLGWLFSRIGGVPVHRGRRLDRQAIQTARELFANGELPIAVAPEGGTNGHSGIVSPLEPGVAQMGFWCVEDLQKANRTETVIIVPIAIQYRYVEPPWSKLDWLLSKLEADSGLSAMEIEQGEGEEIYYQRLCRLAEYLITEMEEFYRRFYHQDIPKTISTDESASHNQVLVARLHRLLDKALQVAEQYFGVQAQGNPIDRCRRLEEAGWNYIYREDLPDINALPPFKRGLADWIAQEADLRMRHMRIVESFVAVTATYIQEQPTAERFAETALLVYDMLSRIQDTTLPGRPRLGLRETQITVGEPISVTERWKNCQGDRLAARQGVSDLTKDLQVALEKMIT
- a CDS encoding M28 family peptidase, which codes for MNLTERLQTSLAEIARERDPYMATAGHFFVQEYIRQQFSQWGSVEIHTFEVRGKACNNLILNLPSQGRRQKKDLPPILIGAHYDGVPATVAADDNATGVAVLLELARKFSAEPVKYPLRLVAFDMEEYGLLGSADYAALLHEQKQQLRLMISLEMLGYTDSTPGSQSYPPPLERFYPDRGDFIALIGNLRTLPDLIGMSRNIRKAGVPSQWLPVPNRGLIVPQTRLSDHAPFWDLGYPAMMVTDTAFLRNPHYHKPSDAIATLNLDFLSGVCEGLETAIRRL